One region of Triticum aestivum cultivar Chinese Spring chromosome 6B, IWGSC CS RefSeq v2.1, whole genome shotgun sequence genomic DNA includes:
- the LOC123133131 gene encoding tyrosine decarboxylase 1-like, whose protein sequence is MGSAAADALLPLDASRFAAESCAVVDFLEVYYRDIESYPVWPDAEPGHLRTLLPDMPPEDGESVDVILEDVRRHIIPGLTHWQSPNFFAYYPMNASTAGFAGQMLSTGLNVLPFMWAASPAATELEGVVVDWMARLVGLPECFLFSGGGGGVLHGSTCEAVVCTLAAARDRALSNLGHEAILRLVVYASDQSHYTFQKGARIVGIPPSNFRVIPTLAGSAYGLTADSVHEAVKADVADGLVPLYLCTTVGTTGLGAVDPVRDLGEVARQYGMWLHIDAAYAGSALICPEFKDYIDGAELADSVSMNPHKWFLTNMNCCCLWVVSPALLTSALSSNPEYLNNVGGEGAAEVVNYKDWQIALSHPFRAMKLWLVLRRYGVAGMRAYIRRHVDMAKWFETMLEADERFEVVVPRRFSLVTFRLRPRHEGRDDMEALNRKLLVAINGSGRAFMTHFVVDNKFVIRMVVGAAMTEMRHVQDAWELVQDKAKEVQATP, encoded by the coding sequence ATGGGGAGCGCAGCAGCTGATGCGCTATTGCCACTGGacgcctcgaggttcgccgccgagTCCTGCGCGGTGGTCGACTTCCTTGAAGTCTACTACCGCGACATCGAGAGCTACCCTGTCTGGCCCGACGCTGAGCCAGGGCACCTTCGTACGCTTCTACCCGACATGCCACCCGAGGACGGTGAGTCGGTGGACGTGATATTGGAGGACGTACGGCGGCACATCATCCCAGGACTGACTCACTGGCAAAGCCCCAACTTCTTCGCCTACTACCCGATGAACGCGAGCACGGCCGGGTTCGCTGGTCAAATGCTCTCCACCGGTCTCAACGTCTTACCGTTCATGTGGGCTGCGTCACCGGCTGCGACCGAGCTCGAGGGCGTGGTGGTGGACTGGATGGCCAGGCTGGTGGGCCTCCCGGAATGCTTCCTCttctctggcggcggcggcggcgtgctgcACGGCAGCACCTGCGAAGCCGTTGTGTGCACGCTCGCGGCAGCGCGCGATCGCGCGCTGAGCAACCTCGGCCATGAAGCCATCCTGAGGCTGGTGGTCTATGCTTCGGACCAGAGCCACTACACCTTCCAAAAGGGTGCGAGGATCGTAGGAATCCCGCCGTCCAACTTCCGCGTCATCCCAACATTGGCGGGTTCAGCCTACGGACTGACCGCCGACAGTGTACATGAAGCGGTGAAGGCTGACGTGGCCGACGGTCTCGTGCCGCTATACTTGTGCACAACCGTTGGCACGACAGGGCTCGGCGCGGTAGACCCGGTGCGTGATCTCGGGGAGGTGGCGCGACAGTATGGCATGTGGCTACACATCGACGCTGCCTACGCCGGTAGCGCATTGATATGCCCCGAGTTCAAGGATTACATCGATGGCGCTGAGCTCGCGGACTCCGTGAGCATGAACCCGCACAAGTGGTTCCTCACCAACATGAACTGCTGTTGCCTATGGGTGGTGAGCCCAGCCTTGCTGACATCCGCACTATCTAGCAATCCAGAATACCTTAACAACGTCGGCGGGGAAGGTGCAGCAGAGGTTGTCAACTATAAGGACTGGCAGATCGCATTGTCACACCCTTTCCGTGCCATGAAGTTGTGGTTGGTCTTGCGCCGCTACGGCGTGGCGGGCATGCGGGCGTACATACGGAGGCACGTCGACATGGCCAAGTGGTTTGAAACGATGTTGGAGGCCGACGAACGGTTCGAGGTGGTCGTGCCGAGGAGATTCTCCCTTGTGACATTCCGCCTCCGCCCAAGGCACGAAGGCCGTGACGACATGGAGGCCTTGAACCGCAAGCTACTCGTGGCCATCAACGGTAGCGGGCGAGCCTTCATGACACACTTTGTGGTGGACAACAAGTTTGTAATCCGTATGGTCGTGGGCGCAGCCATGACGGAGATGCGGCACGTCCAGGACGCGTGGGAGCTTGTCCAGGACAAGGCCAAGGAAGTTCAGGCCACTCCATAG